The Oscillospiraceae bacterium region CAACTTTACCTTCTTCGTTTAACTGATATCTTATAACCTGATTTCTTAAAGATTGTTTTGTATCATCAGCAAGATAGCTAAAAATTAAAGCATATTCGGAATGGAGTTTTGCATTAGTTCCGCCTAAGTTAATTTTATCTGCTAATTTAAAAGACTCTATATCGCCGTTATCTGTAAGAAGTTTTATATATCCGTCTTTATATTCGCTTTCAGGCTGTTTTATGGAAATTAAATATCCTGTTTTCATATCAGAAGAAAGTGATTCTATAATGAATGCAACTCTCCCAAACGGGTCAAGATATATATCCGCCATACCGCCTATAAAGTTACTGCCGACAACATACTCTTTTGAAATTTCATAAAGTTTGCCGTTAAGTTCAAGTTCGCCGTTTCCTAATGCGGAAACAGTTCCCGAAACAACATCGGTCGATACAATGATATCAATCACTTTATCTGTTTCTAATACAAATAAAATATTATTTTGCTTTATATCTTCGGCTGACATACTGTAACCTTCGGTATCTTTGATGTTAACTATTATATCTTCATGGGTTAAGTCGATAGAATGGCCGTTAAGTTTTCCCGAAATGTATTTATCGCTTACATTTTCAACAATAAAAGTTTCAAATTCAAAAACTTTAAGTAAATCATAAGAATTATCGCCGTTATTATCTATAAGTTCAACTTTACCGTTTTTTATGTTCGGAAGATTTTTAATATCGTAACTTAAGATAAAGTCATAATTTACCAGATATTTAATTTCTGAACCGAATTTATAATCAATGTCCTTACCGTTTTCGCCCTCAACTGAAATAACATTGTTTGCCGCTGATACAATATCATTTGCGTCTATTGTAACAACCTTGTTTTTATCATCTGCTGCTATACTTAAAATCTCAGGAACATTCATTGTTTCAGGGTCGTATTTATAGAAAACAGTAACTTTCTTTCCTATATAATCTTTTAAGTCATAATCTAAATTACAGATATATTTTATTTTATCAATTGTTATTTCATTTTTTGAAAGTGATGTGTTGCCTGCAATCTGCGCTGCATAGGAACCGTCCATTATACCTTCATAAACATTCATTGAAAGA contains the following coding sequences:
- a CDS encoding S-layer homology domain-containing protein; this translates as MKKLICMLLSLTMLFSAFPLYTAFAEEDITVNSYISQLADLKIIEGDENGEFHEDSVMTRAQFCTVISRMTGAYNTITNLENDLFTDIDNTYWGKDYIIYCAKLGLVSGYGDNTFLPEAPIETYQAVKILVELLGYGYKARVYGGYPTGYLQIANEIGLLKGVEVTEEATLKGLSRLIYNALKTDLSMKAGLDGDQIIYEVYKGRNLLTEYLSMNVYEGIMDGSYAAQIAGNTSLSKNEITIDKIKYICNLDYDLKDYIGKKVTVFYKYDPETMNVPEILSIAADDKNKVVTIDANDIVSAANNVISVEGENGKDIDYKFGSEIKYLVNYDFILSYDIKNLPNIKNGKVELIDNNGDNSYDLLKVFEFETFIVENVSDKYISGKLNGHSIDLTHEDIIVNIKDTEGYSMSAEDIKQNNILFVLETDKVIDIIVSTDVVSGTVSALGNGELELNGKLYEISKEYVVGSNFIGGMADIYLDPFGRVAFIIESLSSDMKTGYLISIKQPESEYKDGYIKLLTDNGDIESFKLADKINLGGTNAKLHSEYALIFSYLADDTKQSLRNQVIRYQLNEEGKV